ttcgcCATCAACATCCATAGTTCACACCTATGTTTTTACACATCCTTGATATCTAAATGTCACTTTCTTAAGGAGGCCATTTCTAACCAActtcaaatcaaaattactctctcaagataacatttatttatctttcctctCACAAATAGGAAAGATATCACTTATAGGAGTGTGCGTATTTGtataagagatttttattttctgtctccccACCAGCAAGTTCTAGAGGGCAGAAACTGGACCCATTTTTTTCACTGTGTACTAGTATCCCTTATGgaatttaaaggaagaagaaaaaagaaatatggaaggaaaaaggataggaaaggaatgaaaggaaaagaaattggaaattggacaggaaaagaaatgagaaaccCTATAAACCTGAATGTAGGATTATAGTCTTTGCTAAACAAAGTTATCAATCTCCCTTCCTCtcacttaaaaacaacaacaacaactttgaAATATTAACATAcaatattatatgaaatattttgttgggtagttttggtttggtttatttatttatttattttggtaaggGTACACTGATGGGTTTACCCTCAGACCTGCCTCCTTGAGCATGCACTTTTTAGCCATAATCTCACTTATTGAAGTTTATAAAGCTATCATAGGTTTTTCATGTTTCCTTCTTGCTTAAATTTATGGATACACATCtctcccctgcaaaaaaaaagggACTTGCCTTTACATTCCATTATATTGCatgtatttaaaagtattttgtgaACTATAAATGTATGTGGATACTTGATTATTATTGACTTGTTGTAGTTAAACACTTCCTACTTGTTtcttaaattatagaaaaatatgccGTAATTGCAAGTGTGGCCAAGAAGAGCATGATGTCCTCTTGAGCAATGAAGAGGACCGAAAAGTGGGAAAACTTTTTGAAGACACCAAGTACACCACCCTGATTGCAAAGCTAAAATCAGATGGAATTCCCATGTATAAACGCAATGTTATGATATTGACCAATCCAGTTGCTGCCAAGAAGAATGTCTCCATCAATACTGTTACCTATGAGTGGGCTCCTCCTGTCCAGAATCAAGCGTTGGTAAATAATAGGGGCATGAGGAGTCCCTTTATCCAAGTTCTTGGGCTTTTTATTTAGAACAATTTCTTTACTGACCTAATTCACCTCACCTACCCCCATATCTATTAATTCTCTGTAGCTTCTATTACTTTTACTTCTGGCCCCTATTAGAATCTTTTTGAAAGTAAGACTAAATCCCTTGTGCTATTTCTTTGACTACCTAAATATATTTACCACTTTAAAGAGTGGTCTAACAATCCTAATAATTAATGAAATCACATGTTTTGTATCTAGTAACTTCTCTATTCAAGTAACTTAAGAGGATTTCTCACAAGATGATAAAGGATGTCTAAAGAATGGAATTACTTACATCATTAGAACtgaacaaaaaatgttcaacattttatttctttcactatGTAAGGCCAAAAATTGTGAATTTGTGTCAGGCTCCTTCCACAATTAATGACAACTAGGTGAAGCATTTGGAAGTCTTTTAGAAAGGTTACTTATATCATTAAAGTAGATCTCATGATAAGATCACattttatatgataaaaatgtTGCTGACCATTAAACCATTCTGATCAAGTTTTTCTAAAGTTTGTGGTTTTTTCCCAATTATATTTAGCACAAGTAAACAATAGTAATCCAAATCTTTTttacaaactgaaaaaaattaatttcatggagaaaaatatatttattacccAACTAAATCATTTATTTACCATACCATTTTTAATGTGTTAGTATCTCAAGATACTTGTAGTATGAGGATGAACTGCTACCCATATATAAAACCCACTGTTTCTTAATTAACTTGTTTCTGATATGTATTATAGAAGATTATACTGCCTAGTCACCAAGTCTTATCCCTGTTAACACTGGTCCCTGTCATTCAGGCCAGACAGTACATGCAGATGCTGCCTAAGGATAAGCAGCCAGTGGCAGGCTCAGAGGGGGCACAGTACCGGAAAAAGCAGCTGGCAAAGCAGCTCCCTGCACATGACCAGGACCCTTCCAAGTGCCATGAGTTATCTCCCAAAGAGATGAAAGAGATGGAACAGTTTGTGAAGAAATACAAGAACGAGGCTCTGGGTGTAGGAGATGTCAAACTTCCCTATGAGATGGACACTCAAGGACCTGACAAAATATACATTCCTGGTGGGGACAGAAATACCCCAATAACAGTGGGCACCATGGAGAATGAATCTGCAGagcacaaaaaaaaacaatacgtAAGTAAAATGGTCACATTGATGGTCCGATTAGTATATTTTATAGGTCTTTTCCCTTTCTTAGAACTTTTTTTGGTGGGCCTTTCCTCTTTTTCCAAAAAGAAGAGGTAAATGGTAAATGAAAATTTGAGTTAGACTTATTTTAGAGAGTCATTCTGTTTGTGTCTAAAGCCAAGTTTTCTGATTATCTGTTGTTAAGGATATCATGAATATTATGTACCCACAGTAGTTGGCATTGGCATCCTGCTTGAAAACAACATGCTGAAACAGAACTGTGAAATTGTTATTTGCTTATCTCTTCTCATAAGTAAGAATAATACATGCTTAGATTAATTCAGTTTTGCTGTGAAAACATGCCTAAAACTCGTTATTAAATTTATGTGGCAATGTCagccagtatttttattttaagttgcttCCAGAGAGGAAGTCTTTGTCTAATGACTCAAAAGTAGAAGACAATTATGACATAAATGAGTAAAGCCTTAGAACTAAACTTAATGGAACATCTTTTTCATAGATCCTGTTAACACAACAACTAATAAGCttcagttctgaaaaaaaaaaatactaataagcTCTTAATGTAATCATTTTTGAGAGAATTCATGTAAAATTGAGATGGAAATTACTATTAGATTTTTGCCATAAGTGACTTCAATTCAGGAAACAAAAGACAGAGCTTTGAATAGCCTAAATTAAGAGATTCCATTTTACAGAAATATTAATACCTTATCTGAAGGgacaaattaataaattcagtAGAAATTATTTCTCTTGAAattattgttctgttttcttgctgGCACTGATGAGGAAACTATGTCTATTGATGACCAGATTGTTTTTGATGCTTTCCTTTTAGTCCTGCTTTTGCTGCAAACTGAGTATGAAGGAAGGTGACCCAGCCATCTATGCTGAAAGGGCTGGCTATGATAAACTGTGGCACCCAGCTTGTTTTGTCTGCAGTACCTGCTCTGAACTCCTGGTTGACATGATTTATTTCTGGAAGAATGGGAAGCTGTACTGTGGCAGACATTACTGTGACAGCGAGAAACCACGATGTGCTGGCTGTGATGAGGTTTGTTTCATGGGGCAACCTGCATGCAGGCTCCTTCCTTTCCCCTATATGGCTGTTTTACTAGAAGACAGCAGAAATTAACCAAATATTGATTGCTTCATACCTTCAAAGAAGTTTAATGAAAGAAACTTTTGACTTTATGCATTCTAGGTGTCTGTCTTAATTGTGTTTACTGATGAAAGACTgttcagaaacaaaatattgaTTTGAACTATGTAAACACAAATTCAAGTTATCATTTTCAAACTTTAAGCcccaagaaaatatttgatctgCTTGTAAATCTAAATGCCTTATTGTTTAAAGAACCTAGCTTTGTTTGTTATCTGTAGCACAAAGAAGAATGCttgatttatcttattttttaatcttcttcccAGCTTATATTCAGCAATGAGTACACCCAGGCCGAAAACCAAAACTGGCATCTGAAACACTTCTGCTGCTTTGACTGTGACAACATCCTAGCGGGGGAAATATATGTAATGGTCAATGACAAGCCTGTATGCAAGCCCTGCTATGTGAAGAATCATGCTGTGGTGAGAAGCCTTTTAGGGATATGGTTGCCTCAGCCTGCTTTAAaacctgagtgatgcctctcttGAAACTTTTCACAAATGGCAGGCAGATAGCACTTCTCTTACATAGAAACCATGTGGTTCCCATTACAGGGTGTTAAAATCCAAGCAGTTCAAAAGCAGTACATGCACTGACTACAGACCATCTCAAAATAGTTTGTTCTACCTGTGTGTTTACAGTGTAGATTATAAGTGCTGCTTGATAATAAAACcatcatggaaaaaataaaatccttaatGGAATAAGATTGATTTATTCTCATAGGTTCAGGTTAGATTACATTTAAATAATGTTTCTGGCAACTGTTCATAACCTTAGCCTCCAAACTTGTGTGATTTCTCGTGTGTTATTGGGCCACCCACTAGGACTTTTGTTTTTGCTACCTGGAAGTTGTACAGtacctgttttgtttgtttggttttctttttgtttttaaccctCATTGAATTGATTCAGTATAGCAAAATTTGACCTGCATATTTAGATTTCTGTGGGCCAAACATTCAGTTAGTGTGGGAGTATAATTTTTCTTGCATCTACTCTGCTTCCACAGAACTGCTATTGTGTAATGGCCAAGAGATTGGTAACGTAGATAACAGGTAAAAATTTGACCATATATGGTAGGGCATTTAGGCCAGGAGTACCAGAAGGATAGACTTGTACTTGTTTATATGTAGGAGAATGTAATAAATATTCCTGTAAGCCATCAAGCATGGGAGACTCCTGGCTAAGGAATAAAATTACATCTTTATATAGTTCTTAAGAGTatggtgctatttttttttttttttcaaaaaaagatagCAGTTTTGATGTCACTGCCAATTTTCAGCCAATTTTAACCCACTGCCCCAGATAGTCATTCATTTTCTCTGGACTCTGCCTCAGCAGTGTGTATCTTAGCTCATTGCGGGTACAGCTATTCCATTTTAGACGTTAGTTTTTTGTCACTTTGATTATCATAGTGTTCTCAAATATGCCCCCAACTTCTGTTATTCATCTTGCTCCAAAGCCATCTTCCATAATTATGGGAAACAATCTTCCTAAAATGCAAATGTCATCACTAAGATTTTGTATAATAGATCTGGCCTTTTCCTGACTATCCTGTCACTTTTTACTAGCAATAACAACCTAGATTGCATCTTTCCACATTATTATCTGCTTTCTTTAGTTTATACATTGT
This genomic interval from Marmota flaviventris isolate mMarFla1 chromosome 1, mMarFla1.hap1, whole genome shotgun sequence contains the following:
- the Tes gene encoding testin, with the translated sequence MDLDTKMKKMGLGHEQGFGAPCLKCKEKCEGFELHFWRKICRNCKCGQEEHDVLLSNEEDRKVGKLFEDTKYTTLIAKLKSDGIPMYKRNVMILTNPVAAKKNVSINTVTYEWAPPVQNQALARQYMQMLPKDKQPVAGSEGAQYRKKQLAKQLPAHDQDPSKCHELSPKEMKEMEQFVKKYKNEALGVGDVKLPYEMDTQGPDKIYIPGGDRNTPITVGTMENESAEHKKKQYSCFCCKLSMKEGDPAIYAERAGYDKLWHPACFVCSTCSELLVDMIYFWKNGKLYCGRHYCDSEKPRCAGCDELIFSNEYTQAENQNWHLKHFCCFDCDNILAGEIYVMVNDKPVCKPCYVKNHAVVCQGCHNAIDPEVQRVTYNNFSWHATTECFLCSCCSKSLIGQKFMPVEGMVFCSIECKKLMS